One window from the genome of Bacillus rossius redtenbacheri isolate Brsri chromosome 12, Brsri_v3, whole genome shotgun sequence encodes:
- the LOC134537942 gene encoding uncharacterized protein LOC134537942: MRMLHIVLVLLQLGSSRQHRPLPEGAVGVVAGAHFEPIPQVTLYTSSVPVNFKVAWPMQLDDIQDSIKEITSCPSNSSSEWCVIFKELKHSLIYTDMLINKVNEAAGDDVLDFQSQVRERRGLNFIGEFFHWCCDIAVNSQLNNLFLNEQQMSEHINKMESQILNTHEALANMSNTIFVINEGMTGILKRVQSKFTNLSDYLKDLRETMVTKFSGMVQDIGHSFQFQVLLASQLAKQAHTFTRLEILDQCRSNKIPAIVVTPAQLKEKLNMLNEILNRDGYALSISVSEVQKYFNLPICKCQVHKENLYLQIKVPIVKLNSNWRLFQFVAVPFQWKNSTCHLDHAPNFLAVDGDHLITIQGRNLLDCRPFEDKLCFVPRFSGDTLGSALCPKALFQGITVENLSTTCAFRCHSGNQLMITQAGPERYFLTNPSGKLDLQCMKHNNESLFLGSGDILGAVDIEVPCDCRLYLNQELKINELYPCDALTKSKFQLVHVIPAAWTKLRKLKIFPHPTSTHTVFPSLMDCLDENWPTLIPHLNFSLTKFETPLDPIHLREPENVPRFVMKNLQSIALSIVSSVLLFIIIKNPYLVGIGTLPRVSALDNVTTLGIEISVTVITILVIVGMFLVLLLKYLRNRKPLSMSVEISTTVENAVPSTSGKVELKDILARDNGCVAKLSSETGEELKVTISICDDQ; encoded by the coding sequence ATGAGGATGCTACACATCGTCCTGGTGCTCCTGCAGCTGGGAAGCAGCAGACAACATCGACCGCTACCTGAAGGAGCAGTGGGGGTGGTTGCGGGAGCGCATTTCGAGCCGATACCTCAGGTAACATTGTACACTTCATCGGTACCAGTAAATTTTAAGGTTGCTTGGCCAATGCAATTAGATGACATTCAGGATAGTATCAAAGAAATCACTTCTTgtccctccaatagttcaagtgaatggtgtgttattttcaaagaattaaaacataGCTTAATTTATACTGACATGCTAATTAATAAGGTAAACGAAGCAGCAGGGGATGACGTATTGGATTTTCAGTCTCAAGTTCGGGAAAGACGAGGGTTAAATTTCATTGGAGAGTTTTTTCATTGGTGTTGTGACATTGCCGTCAATAGTCAATTGAATAATCTTTTCCTAAATGAACAACAAATGTCAGAACACATAAACAAgatggaatcacaaattttaaacactcatgaggcactggcaaatatgagcaacactatttttgttataaacgagggaatgaccggaattctaaaaagagtacaatcaaaattcacaaatttgtcTGATTACTTAAAAGACCTCCGAGAGACTATGGTGACTAAGTTTTCAGGAATGGTTCAAGACATAGGACATTCATTCCAGTTTCAGGTACTGTTGGCCTCTCAATTAGCCAAACAAGCGCATACATTTACAAGACTAGAGATTCTGGACCAGTGCCGGTCAaataaaatacctgccattgtagttacaccagctcaattgaaagagaaattaaatatgctaaatgaaaTTCTTAATAGGGATGGTTATGCGTTGTCCATAAGTGTATCAgaagttcagaaatattttaatttacccatTTGTAAATGTCAAGTCCACAAGGAAAATTTATACCTTCAAATTAAAGTACCAATTGTTAAACTAAATTCCAATTGGAGATTGTTTCAGTTCGTCGCAGTCCCATTTCAGTGGAAGAACTCAACTTGTCATTTGGATCATGCTCCGAATTTTCTGGCAGTGGATGGAGACCATCTAATCactattcagggtagaaatttattagattgtagaccatttgaagataaattgtgttttgttcccAGGTTCTCCGGAGATACCCTAGGTAGTGCTTTGTGTCCAAAGGCTCTTTTTCAGGGGATTACCGTTGAAAATCTTAGTACCACATGTGCGTTTCGATGCCATTCCGGAAACCAACTGATGATCACCCAGGCTGGACCAGAGCGGTACTTCCTAACAAACCCGTCAGGAAAATTAGACTTGCAATGCatgaaacataacaatgaatctttatttttaggaagtggagacatcctcggagctgtagatatagaagtaccgtgtgattgtcgtttgtatttaaaccaagaacttaaaattaacgagttgtatccatgtgatgcgttaacaaaatctaaatttcaattggtacatgtaataccagctgcttggacgaagttacgtaaattgaaaattttccctcatcctacgtcaacacatacagtttttccatccttaatggattgtttagatgaaaattggccaactctaataccacatttaaatttttctttgacaaagtttgaaacccctttagacccgattcatttaagagaaccagaaaacgtaccaagatttgtaatgaaaaacttacagagtattgcgctttccattgtaagtagtgtattattatttattattattaaaaatccatatctagtaggtattggaacgctaccaagagtatccgccttggacaatgttactacccttggcatagaaataagtgtaactgtaattactatattggtaatagttggaatgtttttagttctgttattaaaatatctgagaaatcggaaacccctcagtatgtctgtagaaatctcgactacagtagaaaatgctgttccttctaccagtggaaaggtagaattaaaagacatactagccagagataatggttgtgtagctaagttatccagtgaaactggggaggaattgaaagtaaccatttccatttgtgatgatcagtag